The Tolypothrix sp. PCC 7712 region TCTGAGGTGTCGTAGTACTGTCCCTTCTACAGTCGCCCCTGACACTAATGGCTGTCCAATGTTGACTTCGCCATCGTGCTGTATGAGTAAAACCTTATCTATTGTAACTTTCTCATCAGGTTGGGCAGTCAGTAACTCGATATCGTAAAAGCGACCAGCCTCAACTTTAAGTTGTTTGCCGCCAGTTTCAATAATTGCGTAAGTCATGAAATTGTCCTTGAGGTTGCCGTACAGGTATCTGGCTAATCTCTGTTGTGGAGATGCGATTTAGCGCTTTCGCCAGCTTTTGTAGGATGTCTACCTGATCCGAGCAGGAATTAGACAGACAATCTAAAATCATATTTGATGAACTGCTATAGAGTCAACACCCACAACGGATTTTAGATTTTGCGTTCGCGTAGCGTGTCGTTGGCGCAGCCTCTCGTAGAGAAGACAAAAGTTGCGTGCGGGGGTTCCCCCCGTTGAGCAAACTTTTCAAGACGGATTTTAGATTTTGGATTAAAAGTCTTGTCTGCAAGGACTTTTGACTAATTGCTGTGTAGGTAAGCCAAAAAATATCAGATTTTTTCCAAAAATTTTGAGTTAATTGTCGAAATTGAGATTTGTGCTGCTGTAGTTAGGTGAGACACAGAACAGCACCGACAAGTCTGAGTAACTAGAGATGTTGCTCAGATTTTCTCTATGTAATGGCACTTTATTGAATTTTTGAATGAATAACTAAACTTTGGGGTATCTTTAATGCCCAAATTATAGAATTTAAATGTGTGAAACATTAATTTAACGATTAGCAAATACTAATAAGAAACAACTACCATTTAATAAAGCTGTAATCACAGCACCAATAATTACACCTTTCATCATTGCTAGGCGCTGTTGTCTTCTGAGCAAAATGCATAAAGGGATGACATATAAAAGCTGCCAAATAAAAAATCCCCAACCGCCAATCAGCCAAACACCTAAATAACTATAATTAGCATAGCCAAATATTTGAGCAGCGAGTAAACCTACTCCAAATATGATGCCTACTGCTATCAAATGCAAACCAAATAAAATTAATATTCCTAAAAAAATCTGTAAATTTTCATTCCTTTGAGACATTAATTGAGTCCTGTAGATGACACTTGATAAATTAGATTTACGAATTACGATGATTCACTAAATGGTAGCCAGCGCTGCCTTCGCGATAAAACATATTAAATGTATCAAATGGAATAATCCTACCATCTGGATGCACAATATGAATACAAGACCGCTTAACAGAACGGACATCAAAGTTAAAAGCATCAAGAAACTGCACAATCATTACCCGAAATACATTGGAGTAGTTAATACCTTCTGGTACAGCAATCATTGGCAAACAACACAAAAGCTGCTTGAGCGATAAAGCGGCAGATTTGGGTGAATGACTTGTTGAAAATAATTCAAATATTTGTTTTTTCAGTTCTTCATTTTGTTCATAAAGCACGCTATTGGGCATAATTTTCACAAAAACATCTGGATTAATTAACCCAGTTAATGGTATTACTTGACCATTTAGTTTTAATGCATAAGTCATAGCTAAAGAATCAGGATGGCAGGGAACAGGGAGAATATCTTCAGGTTTAAAATAAGGACTCTGTTCTAAAATGGAGCGTCGGACTTCGGTTAAAGTATATCTATCTCGTTTAGGGTCAAATCCTTCTAATCTTCCTGCTGCTTGTATTGGTTGAAATGTCACGCCTCGAATACATTTCTGCTGCAAAGCATACTCAATAATTTTGCCAATCTCACAATCGTTCAGTCCCTTTTTGAGAGTGACAACTAAAGTTGTAGAAATATTATATTCATTGAGATGCTCAATTGCTTTTTGCCTAACTGCCCGTAAATCTGCACCGCGTAACTCTTTTAACGCGTCTAATTCAAAGCTATCAAATTGCAAATATATCTCAATTCCTGGCATATATTGGCTGAGGCGATCGCAAAAAGATTTATCCTTAGCAATCATTACGCCATTGGTATTGATCATTAAATGCTTAATCGGCTTAGTTTTGACAATATCTAAAATTTGAAAAAACTCAGGATGAATCGTAGGTTCACCACCGCTTAACTGCACTATCTGCGGTTCTCCTTCATTGGCGACAACCGCATCAATCATCTTTTCGATTTGCGCTAGACTCCGATGCAGTCTTGGTTGATGGGAGATTTCTGAAAATTCTTCTGCACCAGAATCGGCATAACATATTGGGCAAGAAAGATTACATTTATCTGTAACTTCAATTAATGTTAAACAGCTATGCTGTTCATGATCTGGGCAAAGTCCGCAATCATAAGGACAGCCATATTTTATGGGTGTATTAAACTTTAATGGCATATCTCCAGGTTTGATAAACTCTAGAGATTTTTTATAGTATTCAATATCATCCGCGATTAAAACTTCTTCTCGTCCGTGGGTGGGACAGTGTTTTACTAAGTAAACACAATCATCCTGAAATATAATTTTTGCTTCTACCTTGACTAAACATTTTGAACAAACACTATTAGTTAAGGCATAAAAGAGATAATTACGAGTAGGCATAATAAATAAATTTGTAAGTTGTTACTAGGCTAAACGCGATGCCAAACAAGCAAGATTTATGGATTTCATATAGCGTACTGAAAAACTATTTTTATTCAGAGTTTCTGAATTTAAAGGTAAATCAGTTGTGAAATTGAAATATCTGAGAGATGGTGTGGCGATAATACACAATAGTTAATAAACAAGCCACTTGAATTGCACTTAAGCCCCAGAAAGGATGAAAATCAGGTTTAATGAAATCTACCAGAAAACGAAAGCTAAAATAAGAAATTAAATAAAATTTAAATAAATCACCATTTTGATATTGATAGCGACTGCGAAATTGCAAAAATATAATTAGCAACCCTAAAAATAAGATTTCATATAACTGTGTGGGATGGCGGAAAATACCATCGCCAAAATCTATACCCCACGGTAATTTTGTGGCGATTCCATAAGTGCGATCGCTCAATCCCGTGAGAAAGCATCCAATTCTACCAATGGCTGTGCCAACAATCAGAGGATAAACAAATACATCACCTGTAGACTGATGAATGCCAATAATTTTTTTAGTAAGTTCTACACCAATTAACCCGCCTAAAAGTGCCCCAACGACTGTTTTACCCTGGAGTAATAGTAATAGAAACTGCTGTTGATTTTGCCAAATCAAATCAATATGTTCCACCCCTACCAGAAGTTTTGCTCCCATTAAAGCGCCTATCATACCGCCAACAATTACAGAACTGCGCTGGCTAGGTGCGATCGCATCTTTGCGAAGCCGAAATATTAACAAACGAAATGCTACTGCATAAGCTAAAGATTCAAATAAAATATGAGGATGAATTCGCAAAGAACCCAACCAAATATAAACAGGGAAATTCAGCATAATTTGTAATTATATTCAGCACTTATGCCATAGCTTTTACACTGATAAATATAGCGAAATTTATCTGCGTTCATCTGCGTACCCTGCGGGTTCGCTATTAGGCGTTCTCGTAGAGTAGCCGCTACGCGTCTATATCCTCTTTTATCTGCGGTTAATTTTTGATTCAAAACACTTCTACTTAACAGATTAAATTCTCTAATTCCCTTGTGAATGTGGCAAAATGCCCGCCTGAGAGTACAACGCCTACTTCAGCAACATCATGATTTCGTCACACCAAGCTAGCCAGCCCATTTCGTAGTGAATTCCTTTCAGCAACGTCATGTACTGGAACTTGAGGGTATTTGATAAATCTTGCGGATTCTGGAAGTACTGGTTCTGAATTTCTTGATAGATTGCTAATCGCTGCTGATGTTGCCGACGATGCACTTCCAGCTTGGCTACTATCGTTTGCTGCGGTACTAGATGCCCAGCATAAAGTTTTAACAGCAATTCATCTTTGAGGGGTGCCATTTCCTCAGATTCAGCAATCCACTCACATAACTGCTGTTTACCTAACGCCGTCACACTATATATCCGTTTGTCGGGTCGATTTTCTTGCTGTACAGATTCAGCTTGCAGCCATTCCTTTTGTTCTAAGCGGTTCAGTTCTCGATAAATCTGTTGAAAACTGGCACTCCAGAAAAAACCAACCGACCCTTCTACCGAGGGGTTAAAACGCTTGGCAAGGTCATAGCCGCTACTAGGGGCGCTAACTAAGACCGACAAAATGGCATAGGTAAGAGACATGGGTAATGGGTTGACATATTCACTTAGTTGAATATAACTTAGAATATATATTCAATTAAGTGAATAATATATTAATTGAATATTTAGCTGACACAAAGCAACACCATCAACAACTCTCAAGAGGGTAGTGCAATGAGTTATTCAATTTATCAAATTAATTTGCCCGAAAGTCCCGAGGCTGTTGTCTTTGTCAACGGCATCATAGCGCGCGATTCTCCATAGGAGAGGCTACGCCAACGCATCGGCTTTTTCTGGATGTGGAAAAATTTATTTTGGATAAGTAGTTCAACTACCAAAGCTGAAGGTTGCGTACAAGTTAAAGCGGGAATTTGTTCCGCCAACGAAGTGATTATGGTTAGCTACTGGCGTTCCGCCCATGACTTGAAACAGTTCTTCCGTGGTGAACCCCATCGGCGGATGATGCAGTTTATCAGCAAAAATCCCAACAGTTTGTGTTTGTATAACGAGACATACCAACCACAGCACAGTGGCAAATACAGCCATGAACCTCAAGCAATGGCAAGGCTGTACCCAAGTGTAGCGAAATGAAAAACTCCACCCACAAGGGGATGGAGTTTTTGGGCATGGGGAATCGGGCATGGGGCATGGCGAAGAAATTACCAATGCCCAATGCCCAATGCCCAAAGCGGCGAGGCGCGCACCTTACGAACCCAAAAGAGAATACAGTTTCCCGCCGCTTTCAAAAAAAAGAGGTGGTTAACCCACCTCTATCATCTAACCAGGAAACCCAAACTTCTAAACTAGAACCTTCGCCAAAATCGGTTCTACACTCTTAGCAATTTCTGGGACGTAAACCTGGGAAACATAGTCAGCAATCATCCTATCGGTGTTAAATAGTGGTGCATTGGTTTTAATTGATGTCTTCATCATCTGCACCCAACCCGAGGAAACACCTTGAGAATTTTGGTTATAGTACAAAGGCACAATTTCTTGTTCTAATAGCTGATAAAGCGATTGAGAATCTATGCGATCCTGTAATTCTTGATCACTAGTATGAGCATCTTCACCGATAGCCCAACCATTAAGCCCTTTACCATCGCTTCCAGCTTTGTAGCCTTCACACCACCAACCATCAAGGACGCTTAAATTTAGTCCACCGTTAAAGCAGACTTTTTGTCCACTGGTACCTGATGCTTCTAGAGGACGACGGGGGTTATTTAACCACACATCCACACCTTGCACGAGTTTTTGTCCGGTGTAAATGTCGTAATCTTCAATAAAGGCGACTCGATTACTCAGCCCGGAATTTCGGCACCATTCCATCAATCGTTGGATAATCCGCTTCCCTTCTTCATCCGCAGGGTGAGCTTTTCCTGCGAAGATAATTTGGACTGGATTTTGAGCATTGCTAAAAATCTTCTTCGCCCGTTCTGCATCTCGTAAAATTAAATCTCCCCGTTTGTATGGGCTAAAGCGGCGGGCGAATCCAATCGTTAACACATCAGGATCAAGCAGGGTATTAGTAGATTCAATAAAGTTGTAATCTTCTCCCAGTTGTTCCCTGGCTTTCCTAACTTTATAACGGGTGTAAGCGATGAGTCTTTCTTTGAGGACGCGATGTCGCCACCACAGTTCTTCATCAGGAATCTCGTCAACTTTTGCCCACATTTCCGGCAACATGGCGCGATTTTTCCAATCTTCGCCCAAATACTGATTGTACAAGTCACCTAATAAAGGCGCAGTCCAGGTAGGTGCATGAACACCGTTAGTAATGTAACCAATAGGAACCTTATCTTCTGTATGTTGTGGATAGAGGACAGTCCACATTTTGCGGGAAACTTGACCGTGTAATTCACTTACACCATTGCAAGCACGAGTCATCCGCAAAGCTAAAACCGTCATTCCGAATGGTTCCCAAGGATCACCCAATCTCCTTGCACCTAATGCCAAAAATTGCTCGCGGGAAAGTCGCAACTGCGGCCAGTATTGAGCAAAGTAGGAGTCGATTAAATCTGGAGAGAAGACATCATGTCCGGCGGGAACAGGGGTGTGGGTGGTAAAGACACAACGATTCCGCACCGCTGCTTCAATGTCATAGAAAGATTTGCCAGTCTTTTCGATTTCTAATCGAGCAACTTCTAATGTACAGAAAGCGGCATGTCCTTCGTTGAGGTGATAAACAGATGGTTGAATACCTAAAGCATTCAAAGCACGCACACCACCAATGCCTAATACTACTTCTTGGGCGATACGAGTTTCTAAGTTACCGCCGTAGAGGTGTCCAGTTAGCCAACGGTCAATGGGGTCATTGTCTTCGCGATCGCTATCGAGTAAATATAAAGTTACTCGCCCGACTTGTACCTGCCAAATTTGGACTTTTACTTGCCTTTGACGAACATCTAGGTGAATAATCAACGGTTCCCCATTTTGAGTTTTTACTAACTCAATGGGCATGTGTTGGAAAGGGTTATCAATATAATAATCTTCTTGCCAACCGTGACGGTTCAAGCGTTGACGAAAGTAGCCTTGGCGATATAACAAGCCTATACCCACCATTGGTACACCCAAATCTGAAGATGATTTGAGGTGATCCCCAGCCAGAATTCCTAAGCCACCTGAGTAGACTGGTAAGGATTCATGAATACCAAATTCCGCACAAAAATAAGCAATAGGATTGTCTTTGCTAAGTTGCGGTGCAACGCCGCTTACCCAAGTATCTTTTTGCAGCAGATATTGGTCAAACTCTTTTGCCAAGGCAGAGATTTGCTTCAGATAAAAAGGGTCTTCTGCTAATTGGGTGAGACGTTCATAACTTGCTGATTCTAAAATCGCCACTGGGTTATGCCCACAGCGTTCCCATTCTTGGGGATCGATAGTTTGGAATAGAGCAATGCGATCGCCACTCCAACTCCACCAATAGTTATAAGCCAAATCTGCCAAACGCTTTAACGGAAAAGGTAACTTTTCGCTTAAGCGTAGCGCTGCGGTCATTGCACTACTATTAGCCATAAATTCTCAGTTCTCTGCTATTTTCCCTAGTTCACTTCACATCTGCTTGCGCGTAACTGCTATTCAGTTCGATTACAACGGCGACTTCATCGATCAATTCTCCCGGAAGTCGAAGCAGTTACTCAAAAATTAAACACAATTCTAGTGAATGGTTTTTATTGTTTCTACGATTACAAAATTATCTCTGTTTTTGTGATTTTTTTATATCAATTTCAATCACATTTTTTTAAACAAAATATTTGATGTTTAACATTTATTTATAAACTGCAATAATTCACTACAAAAAATGTTAATTAATTCCGAAAGTCAATATCTGTATAGACTCTGTTCTTTACAAAAATAAGTTTGAACCGAGAATAACTGTAATTTTACTGTGATTTATAGCCAACCTAATGGCTTTTAAAGGCGCAATGAATGAACATATATTCATTTTGTAAAAATACGGAAGGTGAATAGTGGATTTTGATACTGGATTGCGAGCGATCGCCTTCACAACTCCATCATTGCACTTCAAAACAGAAAACTTCGCACTCCAAAGTCAAGCGATCGCCTTCACAATCTCATCATTCCACCTCAAAACAGGAAATTTCTCGTTCCAAAGTCAAGCGATCGCCTTTACAACTCCATCATTCCACCCCAGAACAAGAATATTCTCGTTCTAAAGTCAAGCGATCGCCTTCACAACCCCATCATTCACCTTTAGAACAGGAACATTCTCGTTTGGAACAAGAACGTTCTCGTTTAAAACACGAAAATTCTCAATTGGAACTGAAACATTCTCGTTTGGAACAGGAAACTTTGAGTTCAGAACACGAAACTTGGAGATTAAAGCTTGATTGATGAGGCTGAGAACTTAAATTTTACTTTTCTGAGGCGAGGCGATCGCTAAGAAATGCTAAATTGTCACGCACAGTAATAGTATTGGGATGATTTATCCCTAAAGTCTGCTCACAAATATCTAAAGCTTGCAGATACAGGGGTTCGGCTTCGCTGTATTTTCCTTGGGATTTGTAGAGTGTAGCCAGATTGTTGAGGCTAGCAGCAACATCTGGATGTTTGTCACCTAGCAAGCGTCGCATGAGTGACAAAGCTTGCTGGTACAGGGGTTCGGCTTCGCTGTATTTTCCTTGGGATTCATAGAGTGTAGCCAGATTATTGAGGCTAGCAGCAACATCTGGATGTTCTTCACCCAGCAAGCGTCGCTTGAGTGACAAAGCTTGCAAGTACAGGGGTTTGGCTTCGCTGTATCTTCCTTGGGATTTGTAGAGTACAGCCAGATTATTGAGGCTAGCAGCAACATCTGGATGTTCTTCACCCAGCAAGCGTTGCCTTAGTTCTAAAGATTTTTGATACAGGGGTTCGGCTTCGCTGTATTTTCCTTGGTAGTAGTAGAGTGCAGCCAGATTATTGAAGCTAGTAGCAACATCTGGATGTTCTTCACCCAGCAAGCGTTGCCTTAGTTCTAAAGATTTTTGATACAGAGGTTCGGCTTCGCTGTATCTGCCTTGGGATTCATAGAGTAATGCTAGGTTATTGAGGCTAGCAGCAACAGCTGGATGTTCTTCACCCAACAAGAGTCGCCTTAGTTCTAAAGATTTTTGGTACAGGGGTTCGACTTCGCTGTATCTGCCTTGATAATCGTAAAGTAATGCTAAATTGTTGAGGCTGGTAGCTAAATCTCTCTCTAAACCTAATTCTTTTTGCAATTCTACAGCTTTGCTTAAATACTCAATGCCTAATTCTTGCTCTTTCTTATAATCTTGACACTCACCCCGGTCGAGTCTTTTTCTATAAATATCTCCTAAGCTAAAGTATAAAGTCGCTAAATTTACATCCTTAACACCACGCTGTTCTAAATTTTGAATAAACCCTTGTAAATCTTCTATAGGCAACAAATAATCATTGTCATCATCAAAACCAGAAATTTCATTATCCCGGAAAGCAAAACGAATCGCTTCTAAATCTCTACCAGCAACAGTATTTTTTCTTCTAGACACAAACCGAAAAACACCATTGCGCCAACTCCAAAAATCAGGGGCTTTTTTAATTAACTCAACTAATATTTGATTAGTCACCCACAAGACAATGGCAAAAGGAAATGCCCTCAAAGCTTCCCTAGTCCACTGTAAATAACCGAAAAAAACCTCTTGTTCCGAACGTTCCTTGCCCAGTTTCAGAAAATGAAGCTGTTCTGCACCAGTCACCGTAATTACTGCTGGTTGATTTTGCTGCAAATACTCTTCACTTCTGACTAATTGAGAAATAGCAGCCGTCAAACTCGGCTCATCCCTTGCCAATGTCACCCGATAACAACGGATTTCCGGCTGTAATTCTGCTTCATACTCAGCAATAATTTCATCCCGAAAACTAGCATCATCACATACAGCAATTAGCAAATTTAACCGATTGGCTTTAGCCTCAATAGAAATAGTTAAAGAATCATAAGCATCTCTGTTGTCATCATCTGTCAGTAAATCTTCATTCATCATTAATTAATCATCCCCCTACGTCTCAAAGTTTCTACAAGAATGGGGTGAATATCATACCAAGTCTCATCATTACGATATTCCAATATATACAATCCATGCAGTAATTCTAAAAACTCTGACTGCTTGACATCTTCAGGCTCAAAATTATGATAAGTAGTTGCCAAAATTCTCAAATCTTCTTTTCCTAAGCGCAGAGAAAGTTCATTCCGAATTTCTTTAATTGCTTGTTCTATAACTTGGTCATCAATTACAATTCTTTCTTCTGGTTTACGCCTAATCAGTCGTAAACAAATAAGGCAACATACATTAGCCAGACGAATCAACTCCCGCAACACTCCACCACTGTAAATAACAATCTTCTCTGTAGCTGATTTGTCTATTAATTCACTAGAAATTCGTTTTTGTAATATTTCACATAAAATATCTGTTGCTTCCCGTCGCGGCTTACCATCAGGCAAGCGATTCTCACCCTTTGTAAAAATTTTTATTACAGGCATCACCACAATTCTGTAGTTACTTTCTGCTTTAATAATTTCCCAAAGAAAAGTATTGCACATTACCGCAATAGGGACAGTATAAATAATCCGAATATTCGGTTGAAACAGAGATTTAATATTGTTGCCATAAATTTCATTGACTCTTGCTAAATCTAGTTTATCTAAGTCATCAATGATCACTATAGTTTCTTTTTTAGTAGCTACTTGAATCAAGGCTGCAATTTCATTAATCCGAGCAACTAAATCAGATATTTTGCCTTCAAATTCCTGTTTAATTTCTTCTCTAACTTTGGCATCAGCTTTTAATTGAGCTTTAATAAATTTGAGTAAATTAAAACCAACTTCCAGCCCACCTCCTAGCTCTACCTCTGTAGTCCGAGTGCGAGTTGCAAACCACCCGTAGATTTGAGCTTTAGTAGTGTTAGGGATTTCTACTTTACGTGCTTCCGCCTCAAACATTAAATCAAGCGCGATCGCAAACAAAATATTAATATGATTAACAGCCGACATTTCAATACTGTCAGCAATCGAAAATACAACTACAAAATAATTATCTTTAATTTGTCTACTTAATTCAGCTAATAAAGAAGATTTACCGCATCCCCGATGTCCAGTAAATACAATCTTCGCATCACCATTAGGACTATATTCAATGTATTGAATTAACTTCTCTATAGAATCATTACCATAATCAACTCTAAAATTATCTGTTTCCTTCTTTTCCAGTAAGGGAAATAATTCGAGATTGTTATATGCTTGCTTAAAAGATTCTTGTAATTCGCTAGACATTGGCTTTGACAAAATAATATTTTTACTGCCTATTTATATTAATGCCTACCTAGCCCTAACTCAAAAATCTGTTTACCATCTCTCTACATTTCTAGCGTAAACAGAAAATCTCATCTTCTTCCATTCTAACCCCAAAAAAACAATACCCCTCTCCGCCGCCGGAGAGGGGTTAGGGATGAGATATCACACTTCTCACTGCTGACACTCAGCAATCAACACTGTCTAATAAGCGTCTTGCAACTCGTAGAAATCAGGCGAGATGTAATCCTTCCGCAAAGGCCAACCTACCCAATCTTCAGGCATTAAAATCCGCTTCAGGTTGGGGTGTCCTTCATAGACAATGCCGAACATATCATAAGACTCGCGCTCTTGCCAGTCTGCGGTCTTCCAAATCCAGTAGACTGAAGGCACTGTGGGGTTTTCCCGTGGGAGGAACACCTTCAATCGTACTTCTTCAGGGCGATCGCTATTATCACCTACTTTAATTAAGTGATATACACTCACCAACTCTTGCCCAGGGCCGAGGTCAACACCACCTTGGAACTGGAGACAATTAAACCCGTAAGCATACAAAGCTGTAGCGGTGGGAAGTAAGAAATCTCGTTCCACCTTGAGTATTTCTACTCCGTTAACATCTGGTGCCAAAACCTCATGGTCGAAGCCATTTTCGCTCAACCATTGAGAAACTTTACCGGCTTTTACCAGTGAATCTTCTGCTGGTACTGGCTTAGATTCTTCATCAGCCACGGTTTGTTTCCTCCTTCTGTTTCTGGGATGTCAATAAAGCTGGTGGAACTGGTAAACCAATCGCTTCCGCCAATTCCTTAGGTGGTGTAAAGCGAGTATCTGACTGCATATACTTACCAGTCAAAATTTCCGCCACAGGCTTCAGATTGTGAGTTGTGCTGTAATAGCGGTGGGTTTGCTTAATTTGATCCCGTTCTTGGATGGAATCGTTAGCTATCTTCTTCCGCAGCTTAATAATTGCGTCAATAATCGCTTCTGGACGCGGCGGACAACCAGGCAAATACACATCTACAGGAATGAGTTTATCAACTCCACGCACAGCCGTGGGGGAATCAACGCTAAACATCCCGCCTGTGATTGTACAAGCTCCCATCGCAATTACATACTTTGGCTCAGGCATTTGCTCATAAAGACGTACCAATTGCGGTGCCATCTTCATGGTGATTGTGCCAGCCGTAATAATTAAATCGGCTTGGCGCGGGCTGGAACGGGGAATTAACCCAAAGCGGTCAAAGTCAAACCGAGAGCCAATTAAAGCTGCAAACTCAATAAAGCAGCAAGCCGTACCGAATAGCAACGGCCACAAACTAGAAAGCCGCGCCCAGTTGTAAAGGTCATCAACCGTAGTCAGAATCACGTTTTCTGAAAGGTCTTGAGTGACAGTGGGACGCTCAATAGGGTTGATGATGCGTTCTTTGTCCTGAGTTGGTAAATTAGAATTCAAGACCATTCCAAAGCTCCTTTACGCCATGCGTAAACTAAGGCGATTACAAGAATTGCAATAAAAATTAGCGCTTCAATGAATGCCAATAGCCCTAGACGGTGGAAAGCTACCGCCCAAGGATACAAAAACACAGTCTCCACATCAAAGACGACAAAGACCAGCGCAAACATATAGTAGCGAATGTTGAACTGAATCCAGGCTCCGCCAATGGGTTCCATCCCGGATTCATAGGTGGTGCGCCGTTCCGCACTTTTGCCGCTGGGTCGTAGGAGCTTGGACGCTGAGAGCGCCAGGGCAGGCACTAGGCTACAGATAATGAGAAAGCCTAGAAGGTACTCGTAACCGCTGAGAACAAACACAATGGATATCTACCGCTTATGGTGTAAATAACGCCGTAACTTTCTTTTACATTATATCTTTTAGGCATTTCTGAAATCTGGGAAACAGAAGCTCTGAAGGTATTTGATTCGTTTTTAGTTGTGATAGAAAAATCTAACAGTTATGTCATAATTTGTAACGTATATTTAATATTTGCCCCTCTGCGAGGCCTAAGCAATGAGCGAACAAAGCGAACAAGCTGTTGAAACTCAAGTATTAGACCGCTATGAGTGTCGCTCCTGCGGTTACATTTATGAACCTGAGAAGGGAGATGACAAATATGAAATTCCCCCTGGAAGACCCTTCGCAGAACTGCCTGTAAATTGGCGCTGTCCCGTATGTAGTGCAAAGAAGCAAGCTTTCACCAACATCGGCCCAGCAGGTCAAGCATCAGGCTTTCGCGAAAATCTTGGTTATGGCTTAGGTGTCAACACCTTGACACCAACCCAAAAAAACCTGCTGATTTTCGGTGCTTTAGCACTAGCTTTCTTATTTTTTCTCAGTCTCTACGGGTTACAATAGATACTATTTGTTGCCCAGTCTCGGTATTTAGCAGCCACCACTCAATTTTGAGGTTGGTAAATCTTTTTCCCAAACCCGTACACAAATTTAGAAACAACTAAGAAATAAAAAATACTGATGCACGCAATTTTGAAAAGTTGGCAACGAATATTTGCCGTATTGATAGTTGTCCTGATGTGTATAGGTTGTAGCAAAGTTCCTTCTACCAGCTATAACCCCTGGGCAGTTATTTCTGTCCCCACAGAAGCAAAGCTGTTTGATATTGCTTTTACAGAAAATCCTCAGCATGGCTACATAGTCGGTAGCAATGCCACCATTTTAGAAACCAATGATGGTGGAGATAGTTGGAAACCCTTAAACC contains the following coding sequences:
- a CDS encoding tetratricopeptide repeat protein, encoding MMNEDLLTDDDNRDAYDSLTISIEAKANRLNLLIAVCDDASFRDEIIAEYEAELQPEIRCYRVTLARDEPSLTAAISQLVRSEEYLQQNQPAVITVTGAEQLHFLKLGKERSEQEVFFGYLQWTREALRAFPFAIVLWVTNQILVELIKKAPDFWSWRNGVFRFVSRRKNTVAGRDLEAIRFAFRDNEISGFDDDNDYLLPIEDLQGFIQNLEQRGVKDVNLATLYFSLGDIYRKRLDRGECQDYKKEQELGIEYLSKAVELQKELGLERDLATSLNNLALLYDYQGRYSEVEPLYQKSLELRRLLLGEEHPAVAASLNNLALLYESQGRYSEAEPLYQKSLELRQRLLGEEHPDVATSFNNLAALYYYQGKYSEAEPLYQKSLELRQRLLGEEHPDVAASLNNLAVLYKSQGRYSEAKPLYLQALSLKRRLLGEEHPDVAASLNNLATLYESQGKYSEAEPLYQQALSLMRRLLGDKHPDVAASLNNLATLYKSQGKYSEAEPLYLQALDICEQTLGINHPNTITVRDNLAFLSDRLASEK
- a CDS encoding ATP-binding protein — encoded protein: MSSELQESFKQAYNNLELFPLLEKKETDNFRVDYGNDSIEKLIQYIEYSPNGDAKIVFTGHRGCGKSSLLAELSRQIKDNYFVVVFSIADSIEMSAVNHINILFAIALDLMFEAEARKVEIPNTTKAQIYGWFATRTRTTEVELGGGLEVGFNLLKFIKAQLKADAKVREEIKQEFEGKISDLVARINEIAALIQVATKKETIVIIDDLDKLDLARVNEIYGNNIKSLFQPNIRIIYTVPIAVMCNTFLWEIIKAESNYRIVVMPVIKIFTKGENRLPDGKPRREATDILCEILQKRISSELIDKSATEKIVIYSGGVLRELIRLANVCCLICLRLIRRKPEERIVIDDQVIEQAIKEIRNELSLRLGKEDLRILATTYHNFEPEDVKQSEFLELLHGLYILEYRNDETWYDIHPILVETLRRRGMIN
- a CDS encoding NAD(P)H-quinone oxidoreductase subunit J is translated as MADEESKPVPAEDSLVKAGKVSQWLSENGFDHEVLAPDVNGVEILKVERDFLLPTATALYAYGFNCLQFQGGVDLGPGQELVSVYHLIKVGDNSDRPEEVRLKVFLPRENPTVPSVYWIWKTADWQERESYDMFGIVYEGHPNLKRILMPEDWVGWPLRKDYISPDFYELQDAY
- the ndhK gene encoding photosynthetic/respiratory NAD(P)H-quinone oxidoreductase subunit K: MVLNSNLPTQDKERIINPIERPTVTQDLSENVILTTVDDLYNWARLSSLWPLLFGTACCFIEFAALIGSRFDFDRFGLIPRSSPRQADLIITAGTITMKMAPQLVRLYEQMPEPKYVIAMGACTITGGMFSVDSPTAVRGVDKLIPVDVYLPGCPPRPEAIIDAIIKLRKKIANDSIQERDQIKQTHRYYSTTHNLKPVAEILTGKYMQSDTRFTPPKELAEAIGLPVPPALLTSQKQKEETNRG
- the ndhC gene encoding photosynthetic/respiratory NAD(P)H-quinone oxidoreductase subunit C; the encoded protein is MFVLSGYEYLLGFLIICSLVPALALSASKLLRPSGKSAERRTTYESGMEPIGGAWIQFNIRYYMFALVFVVFDVETVFLYPWAVAFHRLGLLAFIEALIFIAILVIALVYAWRKGALEWS
- a CDS encoding rubredoxin; the protein is MSEQSEQAVETQVLDRYECRSCGYIYEPEKGDDKYEIPPGRPFAELPVNWRCPVCSAKKQAFTNIGPAGQASGFRENLGYGLGVNTLTPTQKNLLIFGALALAFLFFLSLYGLQ